The Arabidopsis thaliana chromosome 5, partial sequence genomic interval AATATCCATTTCAAGAttatttaacctttttttgtcTAGCAAGTCATCGTATTCTACTTTGTTGTTGCAAATGGGAAGTTCATGTTTACCTCCAGGGTTCCGGTTTCATCCTACGGATGAAGAACTCATCGAATATtacttgaaaagaaaagtcGAAGGTCTCGAGATTGAGCTTGAAGTCATTCCCGTCATCGATCTTTATAGTTTCGATCCTTGGGAGTTACCAGGTAATATATTAACTTCCAAAAATCTATTTAAAGTATTAGGtaacttttcaaatttttaatatttttgtgttgttaCTTTTAGACAAGTCGTTTCTCCCAAACCGGGACATGGAATGGTACTTCTTCTGCTCAAGGGACAAAAAATATCCTAATGGTTTTCGTACAAATCGAGGAACAAAGGCTGGTTATTGGAAAGCAACCGGAAAAGATCGAAAAATTACTTCTCGTTCATCTTCTATAATTGGTTATAGAAAAACTCTAGTTTTCTACAAAGGCCGTGCCCCGTTAGGCGATAGAAGCAATTGGATCATGCATGAATATCGACTATGCGATGATGATACATCACAAGgatcacaaaatttaaaggTAACTTTATAATTTGATCAAGTTCTAAAATGGTTTCgtttcttttgatattgaGAGACCATTAAGAAATGAATGTGTTTAACTATAGGGAGCTTTTGTGTTATGTCGTGTTGCTATGAAGAATGAGATCAAAACTAATACGAAAATCCGAAAAATTCCAAGCGAGCAAACAATCGGATCAGGAGAAAGCTCGGGTTTATCAAGCCGAGTAACGTCTCCTAGTCGCGATGAAACAATGCCGTTTCACTCATTTGCCAATCCTGTATCTACTGAAACTGATTCTTCCAACATTTGGATTTCACCTGAATTCATCCTCGATTCTTCAAAGGTAATGTGTACACAATTCTAAACATACTGATAACTAACTAAACCAATGTTTGTTAATCGTATACcggttttataatttttgtaggACTATCCTCAAATCCAAGATGTCGCATCTCAGTGCTTCCAACAAGACTTTGATTTTCCGATCATCGGTAACCAAAACATGGAGTTTCCAGCGAGTACAAGCTTAGATCAGAACATGGATGAGTTTATGCAAAACGGTTATTGGACAAATTATGGATACGATCAAACCGGTTTATTCGGTTACTCAGATTTCTCCTAGACGGAAGTATTTGGTCTCTCTTTACGACAAAAACACCTTTTATCGTTTTAAGTATTGGAAGACTTTTGGCATTGGTCTAAATATATGAATGAGTTTcataattctgtttttttttcttttactttttatgggattattatattttatatgaaaatgtttaCCGTTagttatatatcttatatatatgaagctGTATTTTATATTCCATATGGATTCTCTTAAAAGTCTCAATAGGATTATGCACTACTGTCATCCTTCAACTATCTATCTCTCATTAGTCATTTCTATTACAATGATTAATTGGACCAGTGTGGTCACCACACTATTATACCATCTTTTTGTGACGTCACTATATATAACCTTTAGAATAAACTTTTGTGGAAGTGATAAGTTGATAACAATGACTCTGTGTAAAACAATCTTTTAACAAAAGGAATCATGGCACCAAAAATACTAAACACTTATGAAGTTATGAACAACATAATTTTTCTCtaatacagaaaaaaataggATTGAAAAATTGCATCtctataataaaaataaaggagCATAATTGAAGTTATAGGATATCAagtttcccaaaaaaaatctcatcgTTTGACCACTTGGATGagctttataaaaaaattattttattttggtattaaaATGTAATGTGATTTTCTAGAAGTATtaagattaataaaattatttgtagGCATATAACAAATTGGGTCCATAGCTCAGTGGTAGAGCAATTGACTGCAGATCAATAGGTCACCGGTTCGAACCCGGTTGGGCcctgatatttttctttttttattttttacaactttttgtagtttttgcCAAAATTTACCAAGTAACcaacacaaatcaaaaagtaatctttttttttaccaacgTAACTCTTCAAATTAACACCTCGTGTTACAAAATTccagaaattaaaaacataacaaaatcgGTCGCAACAGAGAATCGAAATCACGTAGTAGAAAACcgagacaaaaccaaaataagcCGTATCGTAACGATACATTCAATCTACACAACCACTAGATTAACCGGTTCTCAATTCGCACCTCCACAGTCTTATCGTACTCCTTAAAGCAGGCGATTGTTCCCAATTCCTCAACCTCATCAATCACAGTATCAAGCCTCGCAACCATTTCCACAAGAAGTGACGCAAACGCAGCAAATGGTAACGCTTCCGAAAACTCCAAACTTTTCATAACCGCGATTTTGCTCAATTGTTTCCTCaatctcctcttctctccGGTCGCCGCCGATTTCTTCACCGATCTTAAGCTAGAGAGTGAAACAACGCTGTTTAACGGAAGTGGTGATACGGTGTCGTTCTCTTCTATAGTTTCTCCCAAAACGCAGCCGTTTGTGTTATTATCGTTGTGATATGAAACGGTGCCGTTTGAGTTAGTTTCGTTGTAATATGAAACGTGGCCGTTTAGGTGCTTGTTAGTGATGTTACTATGAAGGTTAGAGCCTAAGAAGAGCTTAGGTTGTGACTTGATTGTGGAGTTGAGATCTTTTAATGCCGCTTCGAGACTGTCGGAGAGAATCTCCGACGAGCAATGACGTCGGTTTTGAATGCTTTCGGAGAGTTCTGATAAAACTTTGCAGATTTCTCCGGCTAGTCTAACACAAGGATCTTTGAAGAGGACACGGATAGACCTTGGAGtcttaaaaaattaacataaaaacattataataaaactatatgctataattttaatttcttctaatGCAAATAAAAGGTTGAATAAATTACCTGAATCTCGGTTTGTAAGCAACCGTGAAGAGCAACAACAGTGTAACCAAACTTGCGAAGAACGGATCCAACTTTGATATATTGTTGGGATGGAAATTTGTTGCAACGCCTTGTGTGTCTTGGCTCCCACTTTGCATACATTGCCTATATAAATATGTGTCAATATGTTCAATATAGATATTGGGACGATattcatatacaaaaatatcaaatgaatacatttataaatgttcattagaaaagaaacatttttacaCAAAGATATtcaagatatataatttaactAGTCGGATTCgaaataaagattttgatttaagaTGTCTTACGAGCGCTTCGTCGGCGGATTTAGAATCCAAAACAGTATTATACCCGTTGTAGATTAggtcttcatcatcagattcagAATCTGATGTTTCGTTGTCTTTCAGCTTCTCCTCAAAATACTCACTCACACATGCTAACATGTATATAGAATAAAAAACCATTTATACTATGTAACTTTATATTATGcatacacatatatgtatagttataatttgcatgtttaaTACATTGATGTTTATGGTTTTAAGGAATATGTACCTTCAATACATCGAGAGAGGCCTTGGAGCTTAGTAATAGTTGATTTGTGAAGGTCATCACCAGACCAGATCGGGAAAAACAGAAGGCTCATGAAGAGGCAAATGCCAATACCCATACCAATGGTATATAATCTCTCATGCGCGATCTTAATCACAGTATCCACTCTATAACTTGATACTGTGATTAGATTAAACGTCAAAAGAAATACAAGCATGCCGTAATCgtagtttttctttatgtacGGAATAAATCTCATGTATGTTATCATCGATCCTGTTACACATATGAATGTACAACGTGATATTAGATATCTTTAAATTATGGAAATAAAGTCATAGATTGGATAActatgaaacaaacaaaaatgctaCATGACgggaaataaaataacaaaacagaagaaaatgagaggTTTAGTTATTGAAATGTGGATAACTCTAATACATGGGATTTGTCATGATGttggtttaaagtttttttgtatattatatcttataaatatttgtcatACATAAAGTGAACAATTTATAAGGAAGTAAAACGTACCGATGGTGAAAACAGAAGTGCCAATGAAGATACCTCCGAGAATTTTACCGGAATGAATAGCAACCCACTCAATAAAGAATGCCAAAGATCCTGCTATTAGTGTCCCTAATCCTCTATTTAATCCCTTGCGTAATGTTGCAcctgaaattatatatacccAACCAAGTTTTATGAAAATACCACTAATGAATTAAGCCACTAACAATTGAGGACCATGGCTAGATATTTTTCAAGATGCAAGTAACTAATCAATAAGCCACTTAGTCTCAAAGAAATACGCCAAATGTTTTTGTCCTTCTGCCGTTCCAATTCCGCTTTATTAATTGTGTAttaattaagcaaaaaaatttcCATCAGAATCATAAAATATGGTACCATCTGAATTCGTAATTTCGTTTTTTCATATAACATAGCCGGTCCTGGACTGGAGTTTCAAACTCTAGAAGTGATAGTACCATTTATGGTGTAACGTCACTAGAGGAAACTTTTACTTTAACATTGCTGAAATTAAATGTCATTATTAACGGCTGTAAGCCATTTGGCCTGCTTGGCCAGCTCTGGATAAGATCACAACTCACAAGCAAAGAATGtaaattattgatttaagATCGTGTGATTGGAACAATAGATCCATGATTCCAATCACAAGATCTTTTAATACGAACAAGAGATCTTTCTTGATCAAATTCTATGTCCTTGTAGAAAGATAATTAAGATCACAAGC includes:
- a CDS encoding aluminum activated malate transporter family protein (Aluminium activated malate transporter family protein; FUNCTIONS IN: molecular_function unknown; INVOLVED IN: response to aluminum ion; LOCATED IN: cellular_component unknown; CONTAINS InterPro DOMAIN/s: Malate transporter, aliminium toerance (InterPro:IPR020966); BEST Arabidopsis thaliana protein match is: Aluminium activated malate transporter family protein (TAIR:AT5G46610.1); Has 1807 Blast hits to 1807 proteins in 277 species: Archae - 0; Bacteria - 0; Metazoa - 736; Fungi - 347; Plants - 385; Viruses - 0; Other Eukaryotes - 339 (source: NCBI BLink).); translated protein: MGYKVEARSMEISMEDEDSRKKRKKGLNLPKKMKKILRNLWNVGKEDPRRVIHALKVGVALTLVSLLYLMEPFFEGVGKNALWAVMTVVVVLEFSAGATLRKGLNRGLGTLIAGSLAFFIEWVAIHSGKILGGIFIGTSVFTIGSMITYMRFIPYIKKNYDYGMLVFLLTFNLITVSSYRVDTVIKIAHERLYTIGMGIGICLFMSLLFFPIWSGDDLHKSTITKLQGLSRCIEACVSEYFEEKLKDNETSDSESDDEDLIYNGYNTVLDSKSADEALAMYAKWEPRHTRRCNKFPSQQYIKVGSVLRKFGYTVVALHGCLQTEIQTPRSIRVLFKDPCVRLAGEICKVLSELSESIQNRRHCSSEILSDSLEAALKDLNSTIKSQPKLFLGSNLHSNITNKHLNGHVSYYNETNSNGTVSYHNDNNTNGCVLGETIEENDTVSPLPLNSVVSLSSLRSVKKSAATGEKRRLRKQLSKIAVMKSLEFSEALPFAAFASLLVEMVARLDTVIDEVEELGTIACFKEYDKTVEVRIENRLI
- the NAC096 gene encoding NAC domain containing protein 96 (NAC domain containing protein 96 (NAC096); FUNCTIONS IN: sequence-specific DNA binding transcription factor activity; INVOLVED IN: multicellular organismal development, regulation of transcription; LOCATED IN: cellular_component unknown; EXPRESSED IN: 9 plant structures; EXPRESSED DURING: 6 growth stages; CONTAINS InterPro DOMAIN/s: No apical meristem (NAM) protein (InterPro:IPR003441); BEST Arabidopsis thaliana protein match is: NAC domain containing protein 71 (TAIR:AT4G17980.1); Has 1807 Blast hits to 1807 proteins in 277 species: Archae - 0; Bacteria - 0; Metazoa - 736; Fungi - 347; Plants - 385; Viruses - 0; Other Eukaryotes - 339 (source: NCBI BLink).), encoding MGSSCLPPGFRFHPTDEELIEYYLKRKVEGLEIELEVIPVIDLYSFDPWELPDKSFLPNRDMEWYFFCSRDKKYPNGFRTNRGTKAGYWKATGKDRKITSRSSSIIGYRKTLVFYKGRAPLGDRSNWIMHEYRLCDDDTSQGSQNLKGAFVLCRVAMKNEIKTNTKIRKIPSEQTIGSGESSGLSSRVTSPSRDETMPFHSFANPVSTETDSSNIWISPEFILDSSKDYPQIQDVASQCFQQDFDFPIIGNQNMEFPASTSLDQNMDEFMQNGYWTNYGYDQTGLFGYSDFS
- the NAC096 gene encoding NAC domain containing protein 96 codes for the protein MGSSCLPPGFRFHPTDEELIEYYLKRKVEGLEIELEVIPVIDLYSFDPWELPDKSFLPNRDMEWYFFCSRDKKYPNGFRTNRGTKAGYWKATGKDRKITSRSSSIIGYRKTLVFYKGRAPLGDRSNWIMHEYRLCDDDTSQGSQNLKNEIKTNTKIRKIPSEQTIGSGESSGLSSRVTSPSRDETMPFHSFANPVSTETDSSNIWISPEFILDSSKDYPQIQDVASQCFQQDFDFPIIGNQNMEFPASTSLDQNMDEFMQNGYWTNYGYDQTGLFGYSDFS